A window of the Gemmatimonadota bacterium genome harbors these coding sequences:
- a CDS encoding sulfatase-like hydrolase/transferase, producing MGVDMAQNVSRRNFSGSVGSAATAEPPNLLFILTDQQRRDGVGCYGKKGIITPNLDRLASDGMRFDRAYAAQPVCAPNRGTIFSGLYPHNHGVLENTWDIDPEIPLFPDFLKAVGYRCAYFGKWHLGDPSRDAWETMPTYPRDGRGQGHYYTIDGKKVYQTDVLAQDAIDFIRKDDARPFCAYVSYYPPHPPYSVPEKYEALYQKLYPEDEKRRKYYAMCTAIDDAVGDLLKTLDDSGIAENTLVVFTSEHGHLFDHRWNDHSKRLCYDTVARIPLLMRFPSAISSGEIDESLISSVDLIPTILGLLGYVVSEGLDGIDLSDSIRQGGKTGREALVIVNTPFIDKKGEGPNQPELDKGEERCVVSGDWKLILSTVRKPELYHLPSDSGERQNRWQEMASSETVANLKTHLQAWADKTRDKLAPILLAKI from the coding sequence ATGGGAGTTGATATGGCACAAAATGTATCACGCAGAAATTTCTCAGGATCAGTTGGCAGCGCGGCTACCGCAGAGCCTCCCAATCTGCTATTCATCTTAACGGACCAACAGCGCCGGGATGGCGTGGGATGTTATGGCAAAAAGGGCATTATAACACCCAATCTGGATCGGTTGGCATCGGACGGAATGCGATTTGACAGAGCTTATGCCGCACAACCCGTCTGCGCGCCAAATCGCGGCACAATTTTCTCGGGCCTTTATCCGCACAATCACGGCGTGCTCGAAAACACATGGGATATAGATCCAGAAATACCGCTTTTTCCCGATTTCCTCAAAGCTGTGGGGTATCGGTGTGCCTACTTTGGCAAATGGCATCTGGGAGATCCATCGAGAGACGCCTGGGAGACAATGCCCACATACCCCCGCGATGGCCGTGGGCAAGGACATTACTACACAATCGACGGCAAAAAAGTGTATCAAACGGATGTGCTGGCACAAGACGCCATTGATTTTATTCGCAAAGATGACGCGCGTCCATTCTGTGCTTATGTATCCTATTATCCCCCGCATCCGCCTTATTCTGTCCCCGAAAAATACGAAGCACTTTATCAAAAACTCTACCCCGAGGACGAAAAACGGCGCAAATACTACGCGATGTGTACAGCGATTGACGATGCAGTTGGCGACCTGTTGAAAACACTCGATGACAGTGGAATAGCAGAAAATACCCTCGTCGTCTTTACCTCCGAACACGGTCACCTCTTTGACCACCGGTGGAATGACCACAGCAAACGCCTCTGTTATGATACTGTCGCGCGCATCCCCCTGCTCATGCGATTTCCTTCAGCGATTTCCAGTGGCGAAATCGACGAATCCCTCATCAGTTCGGTCGATTTGATACCGACGATTCTCGGCCTCCTGGGATATGTAGTCTCCGAGGGCCTCGATGGTATAGACCTCAGCGATTCAATTCGACAGGGTGGCAAAACAGGACGCGAGGCACTTGTCATAGTAAATACGCCCTTTATCGATAAAAAAGGCGAAGGCCCCAATCAGCCCGAACTCGATAAAGGAGAAGAGCGGTGTGTGGTATCAGGCGATTGGAAACTGATTTTGTCAACTGTGCGAAAACCCGAACTGTATCACTTGCCCAGCGACTCGGGTGAACGTCAAAATCGCTGGCAAGAAATGGCAAGCTCTGAAACCGTTGCAAATTTAAAAACCCACCTGCAAGCCTGGGCAGACAAAACAAGAGATAAACTCGCCCCAATTTTATTGGCGAAAATATGA
- a CDS encoding TIM barrel protein yields the protein MLRIAILAPPQASQRWTLMKQCGVEGAVGGITLRPKPDAEPEEQPWSYTSLAKAKAAYEAAGIPLEVIESRPPMEKIKLGLPGRDEEIEVVCELLRNMGKLEIPVWCYAWMPILGVMRTSRSISSRGGAHVSGFDLNALASQGDPAERPIHNIDGVPIAEQEISGGTVTEEQQWANLKYFLERIVPVAEEANVKLALHPDDPPLSPIRGIARIMSNVENYQKLVDLVPSPMNGIGLCQGNFTLMTDDLPSVIRHFGEQKKIHFLHIRDVVGQPDKFEETFHDDGKTDLVECLRAYRDIGFDGVCRPDHYPKMGDDQFGDEQGIARLFAVGYLKGIREAVYAE from the coding sequence ATGCTGAGAATTGCTATCCTGGCACCGCCACAAGCCAGTCAGAGGTGGACACTCATGAAACAATGCGGAGTCGAAGGCGCGGTTGGAGGCATAACACTGCGCCCAAAACCGGACGCAGAGCCAGAAGAACAGCCCTGGAGTTACACATCGCTGGCAAAAGCAAAAGCCGCTTATGAAGCCGCCGGAATACCCCTTGAAGTCATTGAATCGCGGCCACCTATGGAAAAGATCAAACTGGGATTGCCCGGACGAGACGAAGAAATTGAGGTGGTCTGTGAACTGCTTCGGAACATGGGCAAGCTCGAAATCCCCGTGTGGTGTTATGCGTGGATGCCCATTCTGGGGGTCATGCGCACATCCCGATCCATTTCATCTCGGGGCGGCGCGCATGTAAGTGGATTTGATCTCAATGCCCTGGCATCGCAAGGCGATCCCGCCGAGCGTCCCATACACAATATCGACGGCGTACCAATAGCCGAGCAAGAGATCTCCGGGGGAACCGTGACAGAGGAACAACAGTGGGCCAACCTGAAGTATTTTCTCGAGCGCATTGTACCCGTGGCCGAAGAGGCCAACGTCAAACTGGCCCTGCATCCCGACGATCCACCGCTATCGCCCATCCGCGGCATTGCGCGCATTATGAGCAACGTAGAAAACTACCAAAAACTCGTTGACCTCGTACCGAGTCCGATGAATGGCATTGGGCTTTGCCAGGGCAATTTTACACTGATGACAGACGATTTGCCCTCGGTCATCCGGCACTTTGGCGAACAGAAAAAAATCCATTTCTTACACATCCGCGATGTCGTTGGTCAACCCGATAAATTTGAAGAAACATTTCACGACGATGGCAAAACAGACCTCGTCGAATGTTTGCGCGCGTATCGAGACATCGGATTTGACGGCGTGTGCCGCCCAGACCACTATCCCAAAATGGGAGATGATCAATTTGGCGACGAACAAGGCATCGCGCGGCTATTTGCCGTCGGATATTTGAAGGGCATACGAGAAGCGGTTTATGCAGAATAA
- a CDS encoding NADP-dependent oxidoreductase, translating into MAEKNIQIRLAARPVGYPKTSDFSIGESPIPEPGEGELLLKTQYLSVDPYMRGRINDRKSYAPNVEIGAVMIGRSVSEVIASNHSEFQPGDIVWADHGWQAYAVSSVQGLRKIDPSLGPISTALGILGMPGLTAYFGLLEVGKPKAGETVVVSAAAGAVGSLVGQIAKIKGCRAIGIAGSDEKVGYAIDGLGFDGAFNYKTTADYRAELQRLCPNGVDVYFDNVGGSITDAVFSLMNMWGRISVCGQISQYNLIEPEMGPRMMGGFIGKRLHMQGFLVGDFADQHAEGLQQMSVWLKEGRLNYREDIVEGLENAPQAFIGMLRGDNIGKRLVKCNGS; encoded by the coding sequence ATGGCAGAGAAAAATATTCAAATTCGATTGGCAGCGCGTCCAGTCGGATATCCCAAAACATCCGATTTCTCAATTGGAGAATCGCCCATTCCCGAACCCGGCGAAGGGGAACTGCTCTTGAAAACGCAGTACCTCTCCGTTGACCCCTACATGCGCGGGCGCATCAATGACCGGAAATCCTACGCGCCAAATGTAGAAATTGGTGCGGTTATGATTGGGCGGAGTGTAAGCGAAGTAATCGCATCCAACCATTCTGAGTTTCAGCCCGGAGATATTGTCTGGGCAGATCACGGATGGCAGGCTTACGCGGTCTCTTCAGTACAGGGCCTCCGAAAAATAGATCCTTCACTGGGACCCATTTCAACCGCACTCGGCATTCTCGGCATGCCGGGATTGACAGCCTATTTTGGCTTACTGGAAGTCGGCAAACCCAAAGCTGGCGAGACCGTCGTGGTTTCGGCAGCCGCCGGTGCTGTGGGATCGCTGGTCGGGCAAATTGCAAAAATCAAAGGATGCCGCGCCATTGGCATAGCTGGCAGCGATGAAAAAGTGGGCTATGCCATTGACGGTCTGGGTTTTGATGGCGCATTCAATTACAAAACCACAGCGGATTACCGCGCCGAATTGCAACGCTTATGTCCCAATGGCGTCGATGTGTACTTCGACAACGTGGGCGGAAGCATTACCGATGCGGTTTTTTCCCTCATGAACATGTGGGGCCGAATTTCCGTTTGCGGACAAATTTCACAATACAACCTCATCGAGCCGGAAATGGGACCCCGGATGATGGGCGGCTTTATTGGCAAGCGGTTGCACATGCAGGGATTCCTGGTGGGCGATTTCGCAGATCAACACGCCGAGGGATTACAGCAGATGTCGGTCTGGCTAAAGGAAGGCCGGCTCAATTACAGGGAAGATATTGTCGAGGGATTGGAAAACGCGCCACAGGCATTCATCGGCATGCTGCGAGGTGATAATATTGGTAAGCGATTGGTGAAATGTAATGGGAGTTGA